One part of the Vitis riparia cultivar Riparia Gloire de Montpellier isolate 1030 chromosome 15, EGFV_Vit.rip_1.0, whole genome shotgun sequence genome encodes these proteins:
- the LOC117932200 gene encoding uncharacterized protein LOC117932200 isoform X1 translates to MEIELEPRVKTLSYKIKASSRESPSQKAIHVLDTDLRTHWSTSTNTKEWILLELDEPCLLSHIRIYNKSVLEWEIAVGLRYKPETFVKVRPRCEAPRRDMIYPVNYTPCRYVRISCLRGNPISIFFIQLIGISVTGLEPEFQPVVSHLLPQIISNKQDANDMHLQLLQDITNRLLVFLPQLEGDLTSFPDAPEPSIRFLAMLAGPFYPILHIANERETARALGNISDSEASKNCQPTSALTVSSNFEPRRSRSTSPFVLPTSSAVVFRPDAIFVLLRKAYKDSDLGTVCRMASRILQKLTEPAAVPEASIPSTETTSSVLDETPKTELSNLVLLVDYSNLFGEDFQIPDDHWDLSYLNILDIGAVEEGILHVLFACAAQPHLCSKLADDTSDFWSTLPLVQALLPALRPSVISPPDLIDYNFSQWKQPFVQQALSQIVATSSSALYHSLLHACAGYLSSFSPSHAKAACVLIDLCASALAPWLTQVIAKTSSFGLILRQVDLAVELLEDLLGTIQGARHSLAHARAALKYIVLALSGHMDDILARYKEAKHKILFLLEMLEPFLDPALTALKNTIAFGDVAPIFMEKQEYACTVALNVIRMAVRKPSVLPSLESEWRRGTVAPSVLLSILDPHMQLPPEIDLCKFPISKTQEQESLKSNSQDDSDGKIDVSDVAMKMDTFEDVSLFFAPTELKSIALTNVSSSLNKNISESSPGDGTTEEKHVTEKNLTKICQNSLLLDAAFPVEYVNLQADYMQLMNYRDCELRASEFRRLALDLHTQHEISPEGHDAAIDALLLAAECYVNPFMSSFRASSKVINQSTGTRIPQNCDISELRKVFEKNSSDLEKVTHLENKRDKVVLQILLEAAKLDRKYKKKMSDEEHYLYYPEEHDDQVINLSLLDIESADAVTLVRQNQALLCNFLIQRLRREQHSMHEILMQSTLFLLHSATKLFCPPEHVIDIILGSAEYLNGVLTSFYYQLKEGNLRLDPEKLYGVQRRWLLLQKLVIASSGGDEELDFANNTNNCFQYRNLIPPSAWMLRIPTFSTSPSPLLRFLGWMAVSRNAKQYMRERLFLASDLPQLTNLLSIFADELALVDNVVKQNDDAVKIQQSGVREEPQTIKGFENTGQPDGDKSFQVIYPDLSKFFPNMKKQFEAFGEIILEAVGLQLRSLSYSVVPDILCWFSDLCSWPFLQKDQLSTRKHLDQLKGYVAKNAKAIILYILEAIVTEHMEAMVPEIPRVVQVLVSLCKTSYCDVSFLDSILHLLKPIISYSLSKVSDEEKLLIDDLCLNFESLCFDELFNNIRHKNDNRECPTETVHSRALTIFILASVFPDLSFQRKREILESLILWADFAVYEPSSSFHNYLCAFRCVMESCKVLLVRTLRVFGIIPLQMTSFSDVSTGTPCDGCSKSYLWFLNDVCHDSCPMGDTENLESDKSDAVSLGQKVYHLSAEEITNFAQDLEGLICKLSPTVELCWKLHPQLAKKLTVTSAQCFMYSRCLSSFVKRVDNAREDDNENVFPPNSVDQFLIHSRIGLEGLSGIIMMLQENHCWEVASMILDCLLGVPKCFSLDDVIGTICSAIRNFSCSAPKISWRLQTDKWLSMLFSRGAYRLHESELPLVGLFCSMLSHPEPEQRFISLQHLGRFVGQDLNGEGMILSPTFAIN, encoded by the exons ATGGAGATAGAGTTGGAGCCGAGGGTGAAGACCCTGTCCTACAAAATCAAGGCCTCCTCCCGGGAATCCCCCTCCCAGAAGGCCATTCACGTCCTCGACACTGACCTTCGAACTCACTGGTCCACTTCCACCAACACCAAGGAGTGGATCCTCCTCGAGCTCGAC GAACCTTGCCTACTATCACACATACGGATATATAATAAGTCTGTTCTTGAATGGGAAATTGCAGTTGGCTTGCGGTACAAG CCAGAGACATTTGTAAAAGTTCGCCCACGCTGTGAAGCCCCTCGACGTGACATGATCTACCCTGTGAATTACACTCCATGCCGCTATGTGCGAATATCTTGTTTGCGGGGAAATCCCATATCTATTTTCTTCATTCAG CTAATAGGAATTTCAGTGACTGGCCTTGAACCGGAGTTTCAACCTGTTGTTAGTCATTTGCTGccacaaattatttcaaacaaacAAGATGCTAATGATATGCATCTTCAG TTGCTTCAAGATATAACAAATCGGTTGCTTGTGTTCCTTCCCCAACTTGAG GGAGATCTTACCAGTTTTCCGGATGCTCCAGAGCCTAGTATACGTTTCCTTGCTATGCTTGCTGGTCCATTTTATCCGATTCTGCACATTGCGAATGAAAG AGAAACTGCGAGGGCTTTGGGCAATATTTCAGACTCTGAAGCATCTAAGAACTGTCAACCAACATCGGCTTTAACTGTTTCCTCTAATTTTGAG CCTAGAAGATCACGTAGCACATCACCTTTTGTCTTACCCACATCCAGTGCTGTAGTGTTTCGTCCAGATGCGATTTTTGTCCTGCTGAGAAAGGCATATAAGGATTCAGATCTGGGAACTGTTTGTAGAATG gCTTCTAGAATTCTGCAGAAGCTCACAGAGCCTGCAGCAGTGCCAGAAGCATCAATACCCTCCACTGAAACCACATCTTCTGTTTTGGATGAGACACCAAAAACTGAATTATCTAATCTTGTCCTTTTAGTTGATTACTCAAACTTGTTTGGAGAAGATTTCCAGATACCTGATGATCACTGGGACTTGAGCTATCTTAATATCTTGGATATAGGGGCAGTTGAAGAAGGGATTTTACATGTTCTTTTTGCTTGTGCAGCTCAG cCTCACTTGTGCAGTAAATTGGCAGATGATACTTCTGACTTTTGGTCTACGCTACCGCTTGTACAAGCATTGCTGCCAG CACTTCGTCCCTCTGTGATCAGTCCTCCAGATCTcattgattataatttttctcaatgGAAACAACCTTTTGTGCAGCAAGCCCTGTCTCAG ATAGTAGCAACGTCATCTTCAGCATTGTACCATTCACTTCTGCATGCCTGTGCTGGCTATTTATCGTCATTTTCCCCATCACAT GCAAAGGCTGCATGTGTCCTGATTGATCTATGTGCTAGCGCACTAGCACCCTGGTTGACTCAGGTGATTGCAAAG ACTTCCTCCTTTGGTCTGATTCTGAGACAGGTTGATCTAGCTGTGGAGCTTTTGGAAGACCTTTTAGGCACAATCCAG GGTGCTCGCCATTCCTTGGCTCATGCTCGTGCTGCCCTCAAATATATTGTGCTGGCTCTGTCTGGACATATGGATGACATATTAGCAAGATATAAA GAAGCGAAGCATAAAATTCTCTTTCTTCTGGAGATGTTGGAGCCTTTTCTTGATCCTGCTTTAACTGCCTTGAAGAATACAATAGCCTTTGGGGATGTAGCTCCAATTTTTATGGAAAAGCAGGAATACGCATGTACGGTTGCCCTCAATGTCATTCGTATGGCAGTACGAAAGCCTTCTGTTCTTCCTTCATTGGAATCTGAGTGGAGGCGTGGAACAGTTGCTCCTAG TGTACTTCTCTCAATCTTGGACCCTCACATGCAGTTACCTCCTGAAATTGACCTTTGCAAGTTTCCTATTTCTAAAACCCAGGAGCAAGAATCTTTGAAATCCAATAGCCAAGATGATTCTGATGGAAAGATTGATGTTTCTGATGTAGCTATGAAGATGGATACTTTTGAAGATGTCAGTCTTTTTTTTGCCCCCACAGAACTAAAAAGCATTGCACTGACAAATGTTTCTAGCAGTCTGAATAAAAATATCTCTGAGTCTAGCCCTGGTGATGGCACCACAGAAGAGAAACATGTGACTGAGAAAAATTTGACTAAGATATGTCAGAATAGCTTACTATTGGATGCTGCGTTCCCTGTTGAATATGTTAACTTGCAAGCAGATTATATGCAACTTATGAATTATCGGGATTGTGAGCTTAGAGCCTCGGAGTTTCGACGTTTGGCTTTAGATTTACACACTCAGCACGAGATTAGTCCTGAGGGTCATGATGCTGCTATAGATGCTTTGCTCTTAGCAGCAGAGTGCTATGTCAATCCGTTTATGTCATCTTTTAGGGCCAGTTCAAAGGTTATCAATCAGAGCACTGGAACCAGAATTCCACAAAACTGTGACATTTCAGAGCTAAGAAAGGTTTTTGAGAAGAACTCCAGTGACTTGGAAAAAGTGACTCATCTTGAGAACAAAAGAGACAAAGTTGTTCTTCAGATACTGCTTGAGGCTGCTAAATTAGACAGGAAGTATAAGAAGAAGATGTCAGATGAGGAACATTATCTATACTATCCTGAGGAACATGATGATCAGGTCATAAATTTGTCTTTGCTTGATATAGAATCTGCCGATGCCGTCACCTTGGTTCGGCAGAATCAAGCTTTACTTTGCAATTTCTTGATTCAGCGATTGCGAAGGGAGCAACACTCGATGCATGAAATTCTGATGCAAAGTACTCTGTTCTTGTTGCACTCAGCGACTAAGCTATTCTGCCCTCCTGAACATGTCATTGATATCATATTAGGATCTGCTGAATATCTTAATGGGGTGCTAACGTCTTTTTATTATCAGTTAAAAGAAGGTAATTTGCGGTTGGATCCAGAAAAGTTATATGGGGTACAGCGCCGCTGGCTGCTTCTTCAAAAGTTGGTAATTGCTTCAAGCGGTGGTGATGAAGAGCTGGACTTTGCCAATAATACTAACAATTGTTTTCAATATAGGAATTTGATTCCACCTTCAGCCTGGATGCTGAGAATACCTACATTTTCTACATCTCCTTCTCCCCTTTTACGGTTTCTGGGTTGGATGGCAGTATCTCGTAATGCCAAACAGTATATGAGGGAGCGACTTTTCCTTGCTTCAGATTTGCCACAGCTGACAAATTTACTATCAATTTTTGCTGATGAACTTGCACTGGTGGACAATGTTGTCAAGCAAAATGATGATGCTGTGAAGATTCAACAATCAGGTGTCAGAGAAGAACCTCAGACCATTAAAGGGTTTGAAAATACTGGTCAACCAGATGGTGACAAATCTTTTCAAGTCATCTATCCTGATCTCAGTAAGTTTTTCCCtaatatgaaaaaacaatttgaagCTTTTGGAGAAATTATTTTGGAGGCTGTTGGATTGCAGTTGAGATCTCTTTCTTATAGTGTTGTGCCCGATATATTGTGTTGGTTTTCTGATTTGTGTTCATGGCCATTTCTTCAAAAGGACCAGCTTTCTACACGAAAGCATTTGGATCAATTGAAAGGCTATGTAGCAAAGAATGCCAAAGCAATCATTCTATACATACTTGAAGCCATTGTGACTGAGCACATGGAAGCAATGGTGCCTGAGATACCTAGAGTGGTTCAAGTGCTGGTGTCACTGTGTAAAACATCATACTGCGATGTGTCATTTCTTGACTCTATATTGCATTTGTTGAAGCCAATCATCTCATATTCTTTGAGTAAGGTGTCTGATGAAGAAAAACTATTGATTGATGACTTATGTCTTAATTTTGAATCGTTATGCTTTGATGAGCTTTTCAACAATATTAGACACAAAAATGATAATCGAGAATGTCCTACAGAAACAGTGCACAGCAGAGCActgacaatttttattttggctTCTGTCTTTCCTGATTTATCTTTTCAACGTAAAAGGGAAATTTTAGAGTCCTTGATCCTGTGGGCTGATTTTGCTGTTTATGAACCAAGTTCTTCTTTCCATAACTACCTCTGTGCATTTCGGTGTGTTATGGAAAGCTGTAAAGTTTTGTTAGTTCGAACTTTAAGAGTCTTTGGGATTATTCCGCTTCAGATGACTTCCTTTTCTGATGTGAGCACTGGTACACCTTGTGATGGTTGctcaaaatcatatttatggTTTCTTAATGATGTTTGCCATGACTCTTGTCCAATGGGGGATACTGAGAATCTAGAAAGTGACAAGTCTGATGCTGTTAGCTTGGGTCAAAAGGTCTATCATTTATCTGCTGAGGAAATAACAAATTTTGCTCAAGACTTAGAAGGGCTTATTTGCAAGCTTAGTCCAACTGTTGAACTCTGTTGGAAGCTCCATCCCCAGCTAGCAAAGAAGCTGACTGTTACATCAGCACAGTGCTTTATGTACTCAAGGTGCTTATCTTCATTTGTGAAAAGGGTTGATAATGCTAGAGAGGATgacaatgaaaatgtttttccaCCGAACTCAGTTGACCAGTTCTTAATTCATTCAAGGATTGGTCTTGAAGGGCTTTCTGGAATCATTATGATGCTCCAAGAAAACCATTGCTGGGAAGTTGCATCTATGATACTTGATTGTCTACTAGGAGTGCCTAAATGTTTTTCCCTGGATGATGTCATTGGTACTATTTGTTCTGCAATCAGGAATTTCTCTTGTAGTGCACCAAAAATTTCTTGGCGGTTGCAGACGGATAAATGGTTGTCAATGTTATTCTCTAGAGGTGCATATAGGCTTCATGAAAGTGAGCTTCCTCTAGTTGGCCTGTTCTGTTCAATGCTGAGTCATCCTGAACCTGAGCAACGGTTTATTTCACTTCAGCATTTGGGGAGATTTGTAGGCCAAGATTTGAATGGTGAAGGAATGATATTATCTCCTACATTTGCAATAAATTAG
- the LOC117932200 gene encoding uncharacterized protein LOC117932200 isoform X2, with the protein MEIELEPRVKTLSYKIKASSRESPSQKAIHVLDTDLRTHWSTSTNTKEWILLELDEPCLLSHIRIYNKSVLEWEIAVGLRYKPETFVKVRPRCEAPRRDMIYPVNYTPCRYVRISCLRGNPISIFFIQLIGISVTGLEPEFQPVVSHLLPQIISNKQDANDMHLQLLQDITNRLLVFLPQLEGDLTSFPDAPEPSIRFLAMLAGPFYPILHIANERETARALGNISDSEASKNCQPTSALTVSSNFEPRRSRSTSPFVLPTSSAVVFRPDAIFVLLRKAYKDSDLGTVCRMASRILQKLTEPAAVPEASIPSTETTSSVLDETPKTELSNLVLLVDYSNLFGEDFQIPDDHWDLSYLNILDIGAVEEGILHVLFACAAQPHLCSKLADDTSDFWSTLPLVQALLPALRPSVISPPDLIDYNFSQWKQPFVQQALSQIVATSSSALYHSLLHACAGYLSSFSPSHAKAACVLIDLCASALAPWLTQVIAKVDLAVELLEDLLGTIQGARHSLAHARAALKYIVLALSGHMDDILARYKEAKHKILFLLEMLEPFLDPALTALKNTIAFGDVAPIFMEKQEYACTVALNVIRMAVRKPSVLPSLESEWRRGTVAPSVLLSILDPHMQLPPEIDLCKFPISKTQEQESLKSNSQDDSDGKIDVSDVAMKMDTFEDVSLFFAPTELKSIALTNVSSSLNKNISESSPGDGTTEEKHVTEKNLTKICQNSLLLDAAFPVEYVNLQADYMQLMNYRDCELRASEFRRLALDLHTQHEISPEGHDAAIDALLLAAECYVNPFMSSFRASSKVINQSTGTRIPQNCDISELRKVFEKNSSDLEKVTHLENKRDKVVLQILLEAAKLDRKYKKKMSDEEHYLYYPEEHDDQVINLSLLDIESADAVTLVRQNQALLCNFLIQRLRREQHSMHEILMQSTLFLLHSATKLFCPPEHVIDIILGSAEYLNGVLTSFYYQLKEGNLRLDPEKLYGVQRRWLLLQKLVIASSGGDEELDFANNTNNCFQYRNLIPPSAWMLRIPTFSTSPSPLLRFLGWMAVSRNAKQYMRERLFLASDLPQLTNLLSIFADELALVDNVVKQNDDAVKIQQSGVREEPQTIKGFENTGQPDGDKSFQVIYPDLSKFFPNMKKQFEAFGEIILEAVGLQLRSLSYSVVPDILCWFSDLCSWPFLQKDQLSTRKHLDQLKGYVAKNAKAIILYILEAIVTEHMEAMVPEIPRVVQVLVSLCKTSYCDVSFLDSILHLLKPIISYSLSKVSDEEKLLIDDLCLNFESLCFDELFNNIRHKNDNRECPTETVHSRALTIFILASVFPDLSFQRKREILESLILWADFAVYEPSSSFHNYLCAFRCVMESCKVLLVRTLRVFGIIPLQMTSFSDVSTGTPCDGCSKSYLWFLNDVCHDSCPMGDTENLESDKSDAVSLGQKVYHLSAEEITNFAQDLEGLICKLSPTVELCWKLHPQLAKKLTVTSAQCFMYSRCLSSFVKRVDNAREDDNENVFPPNSVDQFLIHSRIGLEGLSGIIMMLQENHCWEVASMILDCLLGVPKCFSLDDVIGTICSAIRNFSCSAPKISWRLQTDKWLSMLFSRGAYRLHESELPLVGLFCSMLSHPEPEQRFISLQHLGRFVGQDLNGEGMILSPTFAIN; encoded by the exons ATGGAGATAGAGTTGGAGCCGAGGGTGAAGACCCTGTCCTACAAAATCAAGGCCTCCTCCCGGGAATCCCCCTCCCAGAAGGCCATTCACGTCCTCGACACTGACCTTCGAACTCACTGGTCCACTTCCACCAACACCAAGGAGTGGATCCTCCTCGAGCTCGAC GAACCTTGCCTACTATCACACATACGGATATATAATAAGTCTGTTCTTGAATGGGAAATTGCAGTTGGCTTGCGGTACAAG CCAGAGACATTTGTAAAAGTTCGCCCACGCTGTGAAGCCCCTCGACGTGACATGATCTACCCTGTGAATTACACTCCATGCCGCTATGTGCGAATATCTTGTTTGCGGGGAAATCCCATATCTATTTTCTTCATTCAG CTAATAGGAATTTCAGTGACTGGCCTTGAACCGGAGTTTCAACCTGTTGTTAGTCATTTGCTGccacaaattatttcaaacaaacAAGATGCTAATGATATGCATCTTCAG TTGCTTCAAGATATAACAAATCGGTTGCTTGTGTTCCTTCCCCAACTTGAG GGAGATCTTACCAGTTTTCCGGATGCTCCAGAGCCTAGTATACGTTTCCTTGCTATGCTTGCTGGTCCATTTTATCCGATTCTGCACATTGCGAATGAAAG AGAAACTGCGAGGGCTTTGGGCAATATTTCAGACTCTGAAGCATCTAAGAACTGTCAACCAACATCGGCTTTAACTGTTTCCTCTAATTTTGAG CCTAGAAGATCACGTAGCACATCACCTTTTGTCTTACCCACATCCAGTGCTGTAGTGTTTCGTCCAGATGCGATTTTTGTCCTGCTGAGAAAGGCATATAAGGATTCAGATCTGGGAACTGTTTGTAGAATG gCTTCTAGAATTCTGCAGAAGCTCACAGAGCCTGCAGCAGTGCCAGAAGCATCAATACCCTCCACTGAAACCACATCTTCTGTTTTGGATGAGACACCAAAAACTGAATTATCTAATCTTGTCCTTTTAGTTGATTACTCAAACTTGTTTGGAGAAGATTTCCAGATACCTGATGATCACTGGGACTTGAGCTATCTTAATATCTTGGATATAGGGGCAGTTGAAGAAGGGATTTTACATGTTCTTTTTGCTTGTGCAGCTCAG cCTCACTTGTGCAGTAAATTGGCAGATGATACTTCTGACTTTTGGTCTACGCTACCGCTTGTACAAGCATTGCTGCCAG CACTTCGTCCCTCTGTGATCAGTCCTCCAGATCTcattgattataatttttctcaatgGAAACAACCTTTTGTGCAGCAAGCCCTGTCTCAG ATAGTAGCAACGTCATCTTCAGCATTGTACCATTCACTTCTGCATGCCTGTGCTGGCTATTTATCGTCATTTTCCCCATCACAT GCAAAGGCTGCATGTGTCCTGATTGATCTATGTGCTAGCGCACTAGCACCCTGGTTGACTCAGGTGATTGCAAAG GTTGATCTAGCTGTGGAGCTTTTGGAAGACCTTTTAGGCACAATCCAG GGTGCTCGCCATTCCTTGGCTCATGCTCGTGCTGCCCTCAAATATATTGTGCTGGCTCTGTCTGGACATATGGATGACATATTAGCAAGATATAAA GAAGCGAAGCATAAAATTCTCTTTCTTCTGGAGATGTTGGAGCCTTTTCTTGATCCTGCTTTAACTGCCTTGAAGAATACAATAGCCTTTGGGGATGTAGCTCCAATTTTTATGGAAAAGCAGGAATACGCATGTACGGTTGCCCTCAATGTCATTCGTATGGCAGTACGAAAGCCTTCTGTTCTTCCTTCATTGGAATCTGAGTGGAGGCGTGGAACAGTTGCTCCTAG TGTACTTCTCTCAATCTTGGACCCTCACATGCAGTTACCTCCTGAAATTGACCTTTGCAAGTTTCCTATTTCTAAAACCCAGGAGCAAGAATCTTTGAAATCCAATAGCCAAGATGATTCTGATGGAAAGATTGATGTTTCTGATGTAGCTATGAAGATGGATACTTTTGAAGATGTCAGTCTTTTTTTTGCCCCCACAGAACTAAAAAGCATTGCACTGACAAATGTTTCTAGCAGTCTGAATAAAAATATCTCTGAGTCTAGCCCTGGTGATGGCACCACAGAAGAGAAACATGTGACTGAGAAAAATTTGACTAAGATATGTCAGAATAGCTTACTATTGGATGCTGCGTTCCCTGTTGAATATGTTAACTTGCAAGCAGATTATATGCAACTTATGAATTATCGGGATTGTGAGCTTAGAGCCTCGGAGTTTCGACGTTTGGCTTTAGATTTACACACTCAGCACGAGATTAGTCCTGAGGGTCATGATGCTGCTATAGATGCTTTGCTCTTAGCAGCAGAGTGCTATGTCAATCCGTTTATGTCATCTTTTAGGGCCAGTTCAAAGGTTATCAATCAGAGCACTGGAACCAGAATTCCACAAAACTGTGACATTTCAGAGCTAAGAAAGGTTTTTGAGAAGAACTCCAGTGACTTGGAAAAAGTGACTCATCTTGAGAACAAAAGAGACAAAGTTGTTCTTCAGATACTGCTTGAGGCTGCTAAATTAGACAGGAAGTATAAGAAGAAGATGTCAGATGAGGAACATTATCTATACTATCCTGAGGAACATGATGATCAGGTCATAAATTTGTCTTTGCTTGATATAGAATCTGCCGATGCCGTCACCTTGGTTCGGCAGAATCAAGCTTTACTTTGCAATTTCTTGATTCAGCGATTGCGAAGGGAGCAACACTCGATGCATGAAATTCTGATGCAAAGTACTCTGTTCTTGTTGCACTCAGCGACTAAGCTATTCTGCCCTCCTGAACATGTCATTGATATCATATTAGGATCTGCTGAATATCTTAATGGGGTGCTAACGTCTTTTTATTATCAGTTAAAAGAAGGTAATTTGCGGTTGGATCCAGAAAAGTTATATGGGGTACAGCGCCGCTGGCTGCTTCTTCAAAAGTTGGTAATTGCTTCAAGCGGTGGTGATGAAGAGCTGGACTTTGCCAATAATACTAACAATTGTTTTCAATATAGGAATTTGATTCCACCTTCAGCCTGGATGCTGAGAATACCTACATTTTCTACATCTCCTTCTCCCCTTTTACGGTTTCTGGGTTGGATGGCAGTATCTCGTAATGCCAAACAGTATATGAGGGAGCGACTTTTCCTTGCTTCAGATTTGCCACAGCTGACAAATTTACTATCAATTTTTGCTGATGAACTTGCACTGGTGGACAATGTTGTCAAGCAAAATGATGATGCTGTGAAGATTCAACAATCAGGTGTCAGAGAAGAACCTCAGACCATTAAAGGGTTTGAAAATACTGGTCAACCAGATGGTGACAAATCTTTTCAAGTCATCTATCCTGATCTCAGTAAGTTTTTCCCtaatatgaaaaaacaatttgaagCTTTTGGAGAAATTATTTTGGAGGCTGTTGGATTGCAGTTGAGATCTCTTTCTTATAGTGTTGTGCCCGATATATTGTGTTGGTTTTCTGATTTGTGTTCATGGCCATTTCTTCAAAAGGACCAGCTTTCTACACGAAAGCATTTGGATCAATTGAAAGGCTATGTAGCAAAGAATGCCAAAGCAATCATTCTATACATACTTGAAGCCATTGTGACTGAGCACATGGAAGCAATGGTGCCTGAGATACCTAGAGTGGTTCAAGTGCTGGTGTCACTGTGTAAAACATCATACTGCGATGTGTCATTTCTTGACTCTATATTGCATTTGTTGAAGCCAATCATCTCATATTCTTTGAGTAAGGTGTCTGATGAAGAAAAACTATTGATTGATGACTTATGTCTTAATTTTGAATCGTTATGCTTTGATGAGCTTTTCAACAATATTAGACACAAAAATGATAATCGAGAATGTCCTACAGAAACAGTGCACAGCAGAGCActgacaatttttattttggctTCTGTCTTTCCTGATTTATCTTTTCAACGTAAAAGGGAAATTTTAGAGTCCTTGATCCTGTGGGCTGATTTTGCTGTTTATGAACCAAGTTCTTCTTTCCATAACTACCTCTGTGCATTTCGGTGTGTTATGGAAAGCTGTAAAGTTTTGTTAGTTCGAACTTTAAGAGTCTTTGGGATTATTCCGCTTCAGATGACTTCCTTTTCTGATGTGAGCACTGGTACACCTTGTGATGGTTGctcaaaatcatatttatggTTTCTTAATGATGTTTGCCATGACTCTTGTCCAATGGGGGATACTGAGAATCTAGAAAGTGACAAGTCTGATGCTGTTAGCTTGGGTCAAAAGGTCTATCATTTATCTGCTGAGGAAATAACAAATTTTGCTCAAGACTTAGAAGGGCTTATTTGCAAGCTTAGTCCAACTGTTGAACTCTGTTGGAAGCTCCATCCCCAGCTAGCAAAGAAGCTGACTGTTACATCAGCACAGTGCTTTATGTACTCAAGGTGCTTATCTTCATTTGTGAAAAGGGTTGATAATGCTAGAGAGGATgacaatgaaaatgtttttccaCCGAACTCAGTTGACCAGTTCTTAATTCATTCAAGGATTGGTCTTGAAGGGCTTTCTGGAATCATTATGATGCTCCAAGAAAACCATTGCTGGGAAGTTGCATCTATGATACTTGATTGTCTACTAGGAGTGCCTAAATGTTTTTCCCTGGATGATGTCATTGGTACTATTTGTTCTGCAATCAGGAATTTCTCTTGTAGTGCACCAAAAATTTCTTGGCGGTTGCAGACGGATAAATGGTTGTCAATGTTATTCTCTAGAGGTGCATATAGGCTTCATGAAAGTGAGCTTCCTCTAGTTGGCCTGTTCTGTTCAATGCTGAGTCATCCTGAACCTGAGCAACGGTTTATTTCACTTCAGCATTTGGGGAGATTTGTAGGCCAAGATTTGAATGGTGAAGGAATGATATTATCTCCTACATTTGCAATAAATTAG